ATATCCAAACGGAGGCGACAGGAGATGAGGGTTCAGATCGGACTCAAGTGCGAGGAATGCGGATCACGCAACTACTACACCACGAAAGAGAAGAGCAAAAAGGATAAGCTGAGACTTAGAAAGTACTGTCCAAAGTGCAACAAACACACATTCCACAGCGAAACGAAGGTTTAATTTTCCGTTTCATCTTTGCAGGGGCGTAGCTCAACTGGCAGAGCACCGGTCTCCAAAATCGGGTGTTGCGGGTTCAAGTCCTGCCGCCCCTGCCAGAAAAAAGTTGCCGGCAGTTTTGCCGGAATTTTTTTGTGTTATTCATGAGTTAAAATTTAACATCGGGGGCGATGCACATGTGGGAAAAACTGAAGAAATTTTTCACAGAAGTTAAAGCGGAAGCGAAGAAGACAACGTGGCCGAACAGGGAAGAACTAATCACATCGACAGGTGTTGTTTTGTTTATTCTCTTGGTTACGAGTGTTTATCTCTTCCTTGTTGATTTGCTCTTTGCTGGAACACTTGGTGCGTTGCTTAGACGATTCTGAGGTGGTCAGTAGATGAAAAAAGAATGGTACATTATACACACCATATCAGGCTACGAGAACAGAGTTAAGGAAAACCTGGAGGCAAAAATTCAAGCACAAGGATACGAACATTTAGTATCGCGCGTCGTCGTTCTTGAGGAGACAGTGATAGATACCTCGAGCAAATCGGTTGAGAGGTATATAATCAGCCATGAGGCAAAGCTCCACGTTTCAAATGGTAAAGATGTGGAGAAGGGGACATTATTAGCTGAGGAACCACCGATCAAGGTACGCAGGGATGGAACAATAGTAGAGGTTTCCAACGCAAGAAGAATAGTTATTGAGACTACCGACCGGAAATTCTCGCGAACTTACGTTATTCCAGAAAGTGAAAAACCCGTCAGTGGTCTCCGTGTAGGTTCTTCTGTTTTTCAGGGAACATTACTCGCATCAAGTGAAGAATACGTGTCAGATATAGATGGTAAAGTGGCTGTTAATGAGAAGGTCAAAAAGGTCATTGTAAGAACACCGCTTGGTGAAGAGGATACGTACGTTATTCCCATCGAGGTTTATAACTCCGCGGTAGTGAAAAAAGGAGTTGTCGTTAGGGCCGGTCAGATGTTAGCTGAAGGCAAGAAAATCTATGCAAAAAGCACGGGCCGTGTGAGTGTGGTCGATTACCCAACGAGAAGAGAAATTATCGTCCAGAAAACGAAAAAGAGGAAACTTTATCCGGGTTACCTGTTTGTTGAGATGATAAT
This region of Fervidobacterium thailandense genomic DNA includes:
- the rpmG gene encoding 50S ribosomal protein L33, with translation MRVQIGLKCEECGSRNYYTTKEKSKKDKLRLRKYCPKCNKHTFHSETKV
- the secE gene encoding preprotein translocase subunit SecE yields the protein MWEKLKKFFTEVKAEAKKTTWPNREELITSTGVVLFILLVTSVYLFLVDLLFAGTLGALLRRF
- the nusG gene encoding transcription termination/antitermination protein NusG; amino-acid sequence: MKKEWYIIHTISGYENRVKENLEAKIQAQGYEHLVSRVVVLEETVIDTSSKSVERYIISHEAKLHVSNGKDVEKGTLLAEEPPIKVRRDGTIVEVSNARRIVIETTDRKFSRTYVIPESEKPVSGLRVGSSVFQGTLLASSEEYVSDIDGKVAVNEKVKKVIVRTPLGEEDTYVIPIEVYNSAVVKKGVVVRAGQMLAEGKKIYAKSTGRVSVVDYPTRREIIVQKTKKRKLYPGYLFVEMIMNDHTWEFVRGTPFVMGFVSAGGRPLPLKPEEVKYILRMAGLEQAAPVQVEKQPTAKVEFEIEPGDSVKIITGPFEGFVGVVKEVDEERQELKVSVTIFGRETPVTVHLSEVEKV